A stretch of Clostridium formicaceticum DNA encodes these proteins:
- a CDS encoding GntR family transcriptional regulator, with translation MLIDTAEYQKENLCSIVVDYIKERILCGIYKEGDHILETEVAKTLGISRAPVREGIKELQNEGIVTVIPRKGTYITKFTLEDIKEVFDIRLLLENNILEILINQNKLTEEDFLTLENIVNSMIHVVNGPEDVEKKAVIINMKDMEFHRFIWKKSGSSRRVEILEGIFFQLRMAMLYDTNETGNLLVTATDHYEIIKHLRSKDLERCKKALREHIISYKDGRF, from the coding sequence TGTTGATTATATCAAGGAAAGAATTCTATGTGGAATATATAAAGAAGGCGATCATATATTAGAAACAGAAGTTGCTAAAACCCTTGGTATAAGTAGAGCACCAGTAAGAGAAGGAATAAAAGAACTTCAAAACGAGGGGATTGTAACAGTTATTCCACGTAAAGGTACCTATATTACAAAATTTACACTAGAAGACATAAAAGAAGTTTTTGACATAAGACTTCTATTGGAGAATAACATCCTTGAAATCTTAATCAATCAAAACAAACTAACAGAAGAAGATTTCCTTACTCTGGAGAACATTGTAAATAGCATGATTCATGTAGTGAATGGGCCTGAGGATGTAGAAAAAAAAGCCGTAATTATCAACATGAAAGATATGGAATTCCACAGGTTCATATGGAAAAAATCAGGAAGTTCTAGAAGGGTGGAGATTTTAGAGGGAATTTTTTTTCAACTAAGAATGGCCATGCTGTATGATACAAATGAGACGGGAAACTTGTTAGTTACAGCAACTGATCATTATGAAATTATTAAACACTTAAGAAGTAAAGACTTAGAAAGATGTAAAAAGGCTTTACGGGAGCATATTATATCCTATAAGGATGGAAGATTTTAG